In the Microtus pennsylvanicus isolate mMicPen1 chromosome 6, mMicPen1.hap1, whole genome shotgun sequence genome, one interval contains:
- the Edc4 gene encoding enhancer of mRNA-decapping protein 4 isoform X2, whose protein sequence is MASCASIDIEDATQHLRDILKLDRPAGGSNAESQRPSSAYNGDLNGLLVPDPLSSGDGNSTSKPGIRTMPLINLQEKQVICLSGDDSSTCIGILAKEVEIVASSDSSISSKARGSNKVKIQPVAKYDWEQKYYYGNLIAVSNSFLAYAIRAANNGSAMVRVISVSTSERTLLKGFTGSVADLAFAHLNSPQLACLDEAGNLFVWRLALVKGKIQEEILVHIRQPEGTPLNHFRRIIWCPFIPEESEDCCEESSPTVALLHEDRAEVWDLDMLRSSHNTWPVDVSQIKQGFIVVKGHSTCLSEGALSPDGTVLATASHDGFVKFWQIYIEGQDEPRCLHEWKPHDGRPLSCLLFCDNHKKQDPEVPFWRFLITGADQNRELKMWCTVSWTCLQTIRFSPDIFSSVSVPPSLKVCLDLSAEYLILSDVQRKVLYVMELLQNQDEGRACFSSISEFLLTHPVLSFGIQVVSRCRLRHTEVLPAEEENDNLGAESSHGAGAMESAAGVLIKLFCVHTKALQDVQIRFQPQLNPDVVAPLPTHTAHEDFTFGESRPELGSEGLASAAHGSQPDLRRIVELPAPADFLSLSSETKPKLMTPDAFMTPTASLQQISASPSSSSSSSSSSSSSSSSSSSSLTAVSAVSSSSAMDPSLPRPSEELTLSPKLQLDGSLTINSTSSLQASPRSLLPGLLPGPADKLTPKGPGQVSTAASALSLDLQEVEPLGLPQASPSRTRSPDVISSASTALSQDIPEIASEALSRGFGSSVPEGLIEPDSMASAASALHLLSPRPRQGPELGSQLGLDGGSGDGDRHSTPSLLEAALTQEVATPDSQVWPTAPDITRETCSTLAESPRNGLQEKHKSLAFHRPPYHLLQQHDSQDTSAEQSDHDDEVASLASASGGFGSKIPTPRLPAKDWKTKGSPRTSPKLKRKSKKDDGDSAVGSRLTEHQVAEPPEDWTALIWQQQRELTELWHNQEELLQRLCAQLEGLQNTVTDHVERALETRHEQEQRRLERALAEGQQRGGQLQEQLTQQLSQALSSAVAGRLERSIKDEIKKTVPPCVSRSLEPVAGQLSNSVATKLTAVEGSMKENISKLLKSKNLTDAIARAAADTLQGPMQAAYREAFQSVVLPAFEKSCQAMFQQINDSFRLGTQEYLQQLESHMKSRKAREQEAREPVLAQLRGLVSTLQSATEQMAATVSSSVRDEVQHQLHVAVGSLQESILAQVQRIVKGEVSVALKEQQATVTSSIMQAMRSAAGTPVPSAHLDCQAQQAHILQLLQQGHLNQAFQQALTAADLNLVLYVCETVDPAQVFGQPPCPLSQPVLLSLIQQLASDLGTRSDLKLSYLEEAVMHLDHSDPITRDHMGSVMAQVRQKLFQFLQADPHNSLGKAARRLSLMLHGLATPSLP, encoded by the exons ATGGCGTCCTGCGCGAGCATCGACATCGAGGACGCCACGCAGCATCTGCGGGACATCCTCAAGCTGGACCGGCCCGCCGGAG GCTCCAATGCAGAGAGCCAAAGGCCATCCAGTGCCTACAATGGAGATCTCAATGGGCTCCTGGTTCCAGACCCACTCAGCTCTGGTGATGGTAACTCAACAAGCAAACCTGGTATACGGACCATGCCACTTATTAACCTGCAGGAAAAGCAAGTCAT TTGCCTCTCTGGAGATGACAGCTCCACTTGCATTGGGATTTTGGCCAAGGAGGTGGAAATTGTAGCCAGCAGTGATTCTAGCATTTCCAGCAAGGCACGGGGGAGCAACAAG GTGAAAATCCAGCCTGTCGCCAAGTATGACTGGGAGCAGAAATACTACTATGGCAACCTGATTGCAGTGTCTAACTCCTTCTTGGCGTACGCCATTAGGG CTGCCAACAACGGCTCTGCAATGGTCCGTGTGATCAGTGTCAGCACTTCAGAGCGGACCCTGCTCAAAGGTTTCACAGGCAGTGTGGCTGATCTGGCCTTTGCACACCTCAACTCTCCACAGCTTGCCTGCCTGGATGAGGCTGGGAATCTTTTTGTGTGGCGCTTGGCTCTGGTTAAGGGTAAAATTCA AGAAGAGATTTTAGTTCATATCCGCCAGCCAGAGGGCACGCCGCTGAACCACTTTCGAAGGATCATCTGGTGCCCCTTCATCCCCGAGGAGAGTGAGGACTGTTGTGAGGAGAGTAGCCCAACAGTAGCCCTGCTGCATGAAGACCGG GCGGAGGTATGGGACCTGGATATGCTTCGCTCCAGCCACAACACCTGGCCTGTGGATGTCAGCCAAATCAAGCAGGGCTTCATTGTGGTAAAAGGCCATAGCACG TGTCTCAGTGAAGGAGCCCTCTCTCCTGATGGAACTGTCCTGGCTACTGCAAGCCATGATGGATTTGTCAAATTCTGGCAGATCTACATTGAAGGTCAGGATGAGCCAAG GTGTCTGCATGAATGGAAGCCTCATGATGGGCGGCCCCTTTCTTGCCTCTTATTCTGTGATAACCATAAGAAACAGGATcctga GGTCCCATTCTGGAGATTCCTCATTACTGGCGCTGACCAGAATCGGGAGCTGAAGATGTGGTGCACAGTGTCCTGGACCTGCCTGCAAACCATTCG TTTCTCCCCAGATATCTTCAGCTCAGTGAGTGTACCTCCCAGCCTCAAAGTTTGCTTGGACCTCTCAGCAGAGTATCTGATTCTTAGTGATGTGCAGCGAAAG GTCCTCTACGTGATGGAGCTGCTGCAGAACCAAGATGAGGGCCGTGCTTGCTTTAGTTCCATCTCTGAGTTCCTGCTCACCCATCCTGTGCTGAGCTTCGGGATCCAGGTTGTGAGTCGTTGCCGGCTGCGGCACACTGAGGTGCTGCCTGCTGAGGAGGAGAATGACAATCTGGGGGCTG AGAGTTCCCATGGGGCTGGTGCCATGGAGTCTGCAGCTGGGGTGCTTATCAAGCTCTTCTGTGTGCACACTAA AGCACTACAAGATGTGCAGATCCGCTTCCAGCCACAGCTGAACCCTGATGTGGTGGCCCCGCTCCCTACCCATACGGCTCATGAGGACTTCA CTTTTGGAGAGTCTCGACCTGAACTAGGCTCTGAGGGGCTAGCTTCAGCTGCCCACGGGTCTCAGCCTGACCTCCGACGCATCGTGGAACTGCCTGCACCTGCAGACTTCCTCAGTTTGAGCAGTGAGACCAAGCCTAAGTTGATGACACCCGACGCTTTCATGACGCCCACCGCTTCCCTGCAGCAG ATCTCTGCGTCccctagcagcagcagcagcagcagcagcagtagcagcagtagcagtagcagcagcagcagctccctaACAGCTGTGTCtgctgtgagtagctcctcagcCATGGACCCTTCCTTGCCCAG GCCATCCGAGGAGCTGACCTTGAGTCCCAAGCTGCAGCTGGATGGCAGTCTGACAATAAATAGTACCAGCAGCCTGCAGGCAAGCCCTCGAAGCCTCCTTCCTGGCCTGCTCCCAGGCCCAGCTGACAAATTGACCCCCAAGGGACctggacag GTGTCTACTGCTGCCTCTGCACTGTCCTTGGATTTGCAGGAAGTGGAGCCACTGGGGCTACCCCAAGCCTCTCCCAGTCGCACCCGTTCCCCTGATGTGATCTCCTCAGCTTCCACTGCCCTGTCCCAGGACATCCCTGAAATTGCATCTGAGGCCCTGTCCCGTGGCTTTGGCTCCTCTGTCCCTGAAGGCCTCATTGAGCCAGACAGTATGGCTTCCGCAGCTTCAGCCCTACACTTACTGTCTCCTCGGCCCAGGCAAGGCCCTGAGCTTGGCTCTCAACTTGGCCTAGATGGAGGCTCTGGGGATGGGGATCGGCATAGTACCCCCTCCCTACTGGAAGCAGCCTTGACCCAGGAGGTTGCAACCCCTGACAGTCAAGTTTGGCCTACAGCACCTGACATTACTCGTGAGACTTGTAGTACCTTGGCAGAAAG CCCCAGGAATGGCCTCCAGGAAAAGCACAAAAGCCTGGCCTTCCACCGGCCACCTTATCACCTACTGCAGCAACATGACAGCCAGGACACCAGTGCTGAGCAAAG TGACCATGATGACGAGGTTGCcagccttgcttctgcctcagggGGTTTTGGCAGCAAAATTCCTACTCCACGGCTGCCCGCCAAGGATTGGAAGACCAAAGGATCCCCTCGGACTTCACCCAAGCTTAAGAGGAAAAGCAAGAAGGATGATGG GGATTCAGCTGTGGGATCCCGGCTCACAGAGCACCAG GTGGCAGAGCCCCCTGAGGACTGGACAGCATTAATTTGGCAACAACAAAGAGAGCTGACAGAGCTATGGCACAACCAAGAAGAACTGCTACAGCGTCTCTGTGCCCAACTTGAAGGACTACAGAACACTGTCACTGACCATGTAGAACGTGCCCTGGAGACCCGGCATGAGCAAGAGC AGCGGCGGCTGGAGCGGGCCTTGGCTGAGGGGCAGCAACGGGGTGGGCAGCTGCAGGAGCAGCTGACACAGCAACTGTCCCAGGCCTTGTCTTCAGCTGTGGCTGGGCGGCTGGAGCGCAGTATAAAGGATGAAATCAAGAAGACAGTTCCTCCGT GTGTCTCCAGAAGTCTGGAGCCTGTGGCAGGTCAGCTAAGCAACTCCGTGGCTACCAAACTCACAGCAGTGGAAGGCAGCATGAAAGAGAATATCTCTAAGCTACTGAAGTCCAAG AACTTGACAGATGCCATTGCCCGAGCAGCTGCAGACACATTACAGGGACCAATGCAGGCTGCCTATCGGGAAGCCTTCCAGAGCGTGGTACTGCCAGCTTTTGAGAAGAGTTGCCAGGCCATGTTCCAGCAAATCAATGACAGCTTTAGACTGGGCACACAGGAAT ATCTGCAGCAGCTAGAGAGTCACATGAAGAGCCGAAAGGCACGTGAACAGGAAGCTAGGGAGCCTGTGCTGGCCCAACTCCGGGGCCTGGTGAGCACACTGCAGAGTGCCACTGAGCAGATGGCGGCCACTGTGTCCAGCAGTGTTCGGGATGAGGTGCAGCACCAGCTGCATGTGGCTGTGGGCAG cttgcaggagtcaattTTAGCACAAGTACAACGCATTGTTAAGGGTGAAGTAAGTGTGGCCCTTAAGGAACAACAGGCCACCGTCACTTCCAGCATCATGCAGGCTATGCGTTCAGCTGCTGGCACGCCTGTCCCTTCTGCCCACCTTGACTGCCAGGCCCAACAAGCCCATATCTTGCAGTTACTGCAGCAGGGCCACCTCAATCAGGCCTTCCAGCAG GCACTGACAGCCGCTGATCTCAACCTggtgctgtatgtgtgtgaaacTGTGGACCCAGCCCAGGTTTTTGGGCAGCCGCCCTGTCCACTGTCCCAGCCTGTACTCCTTTCCCTAATCCAGCAGCTGGCATCTGACCTTGGAACTAGAAGTGACCTCAAGCTCAG CTATTTGGAAGAGGCTGTGATGCACCTGGACCACAGTGATCCCATCACTCGAGACCACATGGGCTCTGTCATGGCACAGGTGCGCCAGAAGCTCTTCCAGTTCCTGCAGGCTGATCCACACAACTCACTTGGCAAAGCTGCCCGTCGCCTCAGCCTAATGTTACACGGCCTTGCGACCCCTAGCCTCCCTTAG
- the Edc4 gene encoding enhancer of mRNA-decapping protein 4 isoform X1, translating to MASCASIDIEDATQHLRDILKLDRPAGGSNAESQRPSSAYNGDLNGLLVPDPLSSGDGNSTSKPGIRTMPLINLQEKQVICLSGDDSSTCIGILAKEVEIVASSDSSISSKARGSNKVKIQPVAKYDWEQKYYYGNLIAVSNSFLAYAIRAANNGSAMVRVISVSTSERTLLKGFTGSVADLAFAHLNSPQLACLDEAGNLFVWRLALVKGKIQEEILVHIRQPEGTPLNHFRRIIWCPFIPEESEDCCEESSPTVALLHEDRAEVWDLDMLRSSHNTWPVDVSQIKQGFIVVKGHSTCLSEGALSPDGTVLATASHDGFVKFWQIYIEGQDEPRCLHEWKPHDGRPLSCLLFCDNHKKQDPEVPFWRFLITGADQNRELKMWCTVSWTCLQTIRFSPDIFSSVSVPPSLKVCLDLSAEYLILSDVQRKVLYVMELLQNQDEGRACFSSISEFLLTHPVLSFGIQVVSRCRLRHTEVLPAEEENDNLGAESSHGAGAMESAAGVLIKLFCVHTKALQDVQIRFQPQLNPDVVAPLPTHTAHEDFTFGESRPELGSEGLASAAHGSQPDLRRIVELPAPADFLSLSSETKPKLMTPDAFMTPTASLQQISASPSSSSSSSSSSSSSSSSSSSSLTAVSAVSSSSAMDPSLPSRPSEELTLSPKLQLDGSLTINSTSSLQASPRSLLPGLLPGPADKLTPKGPGQVSTAASALSLDLQEVEPLGLPQASPSRTRSPDVISSASTALSQDIPEIASEALSRGFGSSVPEGLIEPDSMASAASALHLLSPRPRQGPELGSQLGLDGGSGDGDRHSTPSLLEAALTQEVATPDSQVWPTAPDITRETCSTLAESPRNGLQEKHKSLAFHRPPYHLLQQHDSQDTSAEQSDHDDEVASLASASGGFGSKIPTPRLPAKDWKTKGSPRTSPKLKRKSKKDDGDSAVGSRLTEHQVAEPPEDWTALIWQQQRELTELWHNQEELLQRLCAQLEGLQNTVTDHVERALETRHEQEQRRLERALAEGQQRGGQLQEQLTQQLSQALSSAVAGRLERSIKDEIKKTVPPCVSRSLEPVAGQLSNSVATKLTAVEGSMKENISKLLKSKNLTDAIARAAADTLQGPMQAAYREAFQSVVLPAFEKSCQAMFQQINDSFRLGTQEYLQQLESHMKSRKAREQEAREPVLAQLRGLVSTLQSATEQMAATVSSSVRDEVQHQLHVAVGSLQESILAQVQRIVKGEVSVALKEQQATVTSSIMQAMRSAAGTPVPSAHLDCQAQQAHILQLLQQGHLNQAFQQALTAADLNLVLYVCETVDPAQVFGQPPCPLSQPVLLSLIQQLASDLGTRSDLKLSYLEEAVMHLDHSDPITRDHMGSVMAQVRQKLFQFLQADPHNSLGKAARRLSLMLHGLATPSLP from the exons ATGGCGTCCTGCGCGAGCATCGACATCGAGGACGCCACGCAGCATCTGCGGGACATCCTCAAGCTGGACCGGCCCGCCGGAG GCTCCAATGCAGAGAGCCAAAGGCCATCCAGTGCCTACAATGGAGATCTCAATGGGCTCCTGGTTCCAGACCCACTCAGCTCTGGTGATGGTAACTCAACAAGCAAACCTGGTATACGGACCATGCCACTTATTAACCTGCAGGAAAAGCAAGTCAT TTGCCTCTCTGGAGATGACAGCTCCACTTGCATTGGGATTTTGGCCAAGGAGGTGGAAATTGTAGCCAGCAGTGATTCTAGCATTTCCAGCAAGGCACGGGGGAGCAACAAG GTGAAAATCCAGCCTGTCGCCAAGTATGACTGGGAGCAGAAATACTACTATGGCAACCTGATTGCAGTGTCTAACTCCTTCTTGGCGTACGCCATTAGGG CTGCCAACAACGGCTCTGCAATGGTCCGTGTGATCAGTGTCAGCACTTCAGAGCGGACCCTGCTCAAAGGTTTCACAGGCAGTGTGGCTGATCTGGCCTTTGCACACCTCAACTCTCCACAGCTTGCCTGCCTGGATGAGGCTGGGAATCTTTTTGTGTGGCGCTTGGCTCTGGTTAAGGGTAAAATTCA AGAAGAGATTTTAGTTCATATCCGCCAGCCAGAGGGCACGCCGCTGAACCACTTTCGAAGGATCATCTGGTGCCCCTTCATCCCCGAGGAGAGTGAGGACTGTTGTGAGGAGAGTAGCCCAACAGTAGCCCTGCTGCATGAAGACCGG GCGGAGGTATGGGACCTGGATATGCTTCGCTCCAGCCACAACACCTGGCCTGTGGATGTCAGCCAAATCAAGCAGGGCTTCATTGTGGTAAAAGGCCATAGCACG TGTCTCAGTGAAGGAGCCCTCTCTCCTGATGGAACTGTCCTGGCTACTGCAAGCCATGATGGATTTGTCAAATTCTGGCAGATCTACATTGAAGGTCAGGATGAGCCAAG GTGTCTGCATGAATGGAAGCCTCATGATGGGCGGCCCCTTTCTTGCCTCTTATTCTGTGATAACCATAAGAAACAGGATcctga GGTCCCATTCTGGAGATTCCTCATTACTGGCGCTGACCAGAATCGGGAGCTGAAGATGTGGTGCACAGTGTCCTGGACCTGCCTGCAAACCATTCG TTTCTCCCCAGATATCTTCAGCTCAGTGAGTGTACCTCCCAGCCTCAAAGTTTGCTTGGACCTCTCAGCAGAGTATCTGATTCTTAGTGATGTGCAGCGAAAG GTCCTCTACGTGATGGAGCTGCTGCAGAACCAAGATGAGGGCCGTGCTTGCTTTAGTTCCATCTCTGAGTTCCTGCTCACCCATCCTGTGCTGAGCTTCGGGATCCAGGTTGTGAGTCGTTGCCGGCTGCGGCACACTGAGGTGCTGCCTGCTGAGGAGGAGAATGACAATCTGGGGGCTG AGAGTTCCCATGGGGCTGGTGCCATGGAGTCTGCAGCTGGGGTGCTTATCAAGCTCTTCTGTGTGCACACTAA AGCACTACAAGATGTGCAGATCCGCTTCCAGCCACAGCTGAACCCTGATGTGGTGGCCCCGCTCCCTACCCATACGGCTCATGAGGACTTCA CTTTTGGAGAGTCTCGACCTGAACTAGGCTCTGAGGGGCTAGCTTCAGCTGCCCACGGGTCTCAGCCTGACCTCCGACGCATCGTGGAACTGCCTGCACCTGCAGACTTCCTCAGTTTGAGCAGTGAGACCAAGCCTAAGTTGATGACACCCGACGCTTTCATGACGCCCACCGCTTCCCTGCAGCAG ATCTCTGCGTCccctagcagcagcagcagcagcagcagcagtagcagcagtagcagtagcagcagcagcagctccctaACAGCTGTGTCtgctgtgagtagctcctcagcCATGGACCCTTCCTTGCCCAG TAGGCCATCCGAGGAGCTGACCTTGAGTCCCAAGCTGCAGCTGGATGGCAGTCTGACAATAAATAGTACCAGCAGCCTGCAGGCAAGCCCTCGAAGCCTCCTTCCTGGCCTGCTCCCAGGCCCAGCTGACAAATTGACCCCCAAGGGACctggacag GTGTCTACTGCTGCCTCTGCACTGTCCTTGGATTTGCAGGAAGTGGAGCCACTGGGGCTACCCCAAGCCTCTCCCAGTCGCACCCGTTCCCCTGATGTGATCTCCTCAGCTTCCACTGCCCTGTCCCAGGACATCCCTGAAATTGCATCTGAGGCCCTGTCCCGTGGCTTTGGCTCCTCTGTCCCTGAAGGCCTCATTGAGCCAGACAGTATGGCTTCCGCAGCTTCAGCCCTACACTTACTGTCTCCTCGGCCCAGGCAAGGCCCTGAGCTTGGCTCTCAACTTGGCCTAGATGGAGGCTCTGGGGATGGGGATCGGCATAGTACCCCCTCCCTACTGGAAGCAGCCTTGACCCAGGAGGTTGCAACCCCTGACAGTCAAGTTTGGCCTACAGCACCTGACATTACTCGTGAGACTTGTAGTACCTTGGCAGAAAG CCCCAGGAATGGCCTCCAGGAAAAGCACAAAAGCCTGGCCTTCCACCGGCCACCTTATCACCTACTGCAGCAACATGACAGCCAGGACACCAGTGCTGAGCAAAG TGACCATGATGACGAGGTTGCcagccttgcttctgcctcagggGGTTTTGGCAGCAAAATTCCTACTCCACGGCTGCCCGCCAAGGATTGGAAGACCAAAGGATCCCCTCGGACTTCACCCAAGCTTAAGAGGAAAAGCAAGAAGGATGATGG GGATTCAGCTGTGGGATCCCGGCTCACAGAGCACCAG GTGGCAGAGCCCCCTGAGGACTGGACAGCATTAATTTGGCAACAACAAAGAGAGCTGACAGAGCTATGGCACAACCAAGAAGAACTGCTACAGCGTCTCTGTGCCCAACTTGAAGGACTACAGAACACTGTCACTGACCATGTAGAACGTGCCCTGGAGACCCGGCATGAGCAAGAGC AGCGGCGGCTGGAGCGGGCCTTGGCTGAGGGGCAGCAACGGGGTGGGCAGCTGCAGGAGCAGCTGACACAGCAACTGTCCCAGGCCTTGTCTTCAGCTGTGGCTGGGCGGCTGGAGCGCAGTATAAAGGATGAAATCAAGAAGACAGTTCCTCCGT GTGTCTCCAGAAGTCTGGAGCCTGTGGCAGGTCAGCTAAGCAACTCCGTGGCTACCAAACTCACAGCAGTGGAAGGCAGCATGAAAGAGAATATCTCTAAGCTACTGAAGTCCAAG AACTTGACAGATGCCATTGCCCGAGCAGCTGCAGACACATTACAGGGACCAATGCAGGCTGCCTATCGGGAAGCCTTCCAGAGCGTGGTACTGCCAGCTTTTGAGAAGAGTTGCCAGGCCATGTTCCAGCAAATCAATGACAGCTTTAGACTGGGCACACAGGAAT ATCTGCAGCAGCTAGAGAGTCACATGAAGAGCCGAAAGGCACGTGAACAGGAAGCTAGGGAGCCTGTGCTGGCCCAACTCCGGGGCCTGGTGAGCACACTGCAGAGTGCCACTGAGCAGATGGCGGCCACTGTGTCCAGCAGTGTTCGGGATGAGGTGCAGCACCAGCTGCATGTGGCTGTGGGCAG cttgcaggagtcaattTTAGCACAAGTACAACGCATTGTTAAGGGTGAAGTAAGTGTGGCCCTTAAGGAACAACAGGCCACCGTCACTTCCAGCATCATGCAGGCTATGCGTTCAGCTGCTGGCACGCCTGTCCCTTCTGCCCACCTTGACTGCCAGGCCCAACAAGCCCATATCTTGCAGTTACTGCAGCAGGGCCACCTCAATCAGGCCTTCCAGCAG GCACTGACAGCCGCTGATCTCAACCTggtgctgtatgtgtgtgaaacTGTGGACCCAGCCCAGGTTTTTGGGCAGCCGCCCTGTCCACTGTCCCAGCCTGTACTCCTTTCCCTAATCCAGCAGCTGGCATCTGACCTTGGAACTAGAAGTGACCTCAAGCTCAG CTATTTGGAAGAGGCTGTGATGCACCTGGACCACAGTGATCCCATCACTCGAGACCACATGGGCTCTGTCATGGCACAGGTGCGCCAGAAGCTCTTCCAGTTCCTGCAGGCTGATCCACACAACTCACTTGGCAAAGCTGCCCGTCGCCTCAGCCTAATGTTACACGGCCTTGCGACCCCTAGCCTCCCTTAG
- the Nutf2 gene encoding nuclear transport factor 2: protein MGDKPIWEQIGSSFIQHYYQLFDNDRTQLGAIYIDASCLTWEGQQFQGKAAIVEKLSSLPFQKIQHSITAQDHQPTPDSCIISMVVGQLKADEDPIMGFHQMFLLKNINDAWVCTNDMFRLALHNFG from the exons ATGGGAGACAAGCCAATTTGGGAGCAGATTGGATCCAGCTTTATTCAGCATTACTACCAATTATTTGATAACGACAGAACCCAGCTAGGCGCAATTTAC ATTGATGCATCATGCCTTACGTGGGAAGGACAGCAGTTCCAGGGGAAAGCTGCCATTGTGGAGAAGTTGTCT AGCCTTCCGTTCCAGAAAATCCAGCATAGTATCACGGCACAGGACCATCAGCCTACACCAGATAGCTGTATCATCAGCATGGTTGTAGGCCAGCTCAAG GCCGATGAAGATCCCATCATGGGTTTCCACCAGATGTTTCTATTAAAGAACATCAACGACGCTTGGGTTTGCACCAATGACATGTTCAGGCTTGCCCTGCACAACTTCGGCTGA
- the Thap11 gene encoding THAP domain-containing protein 11, whose product MPGFTCCVPGCYNNSHRDKALHFYTFPKDAELRRLWLKNVSRAGVSGCFSTFQPTTGHRLCSVHFQGGRKTYTVRVPTIFPLRGVNERKVARRPAGAAAARRRQQQQQQQQQQLQQQQQPSPSSSTAQTTQLQPNLVSASAAVLLTLQAAVDSSQAPGSVAPAPTAPSGDDVKPIDLTVQVEFAAAEGAAAAAAAAASELEAATAGLEAAECALGPQLVVVGEEGFPDTGSDHSYSLSSGTTEEELLRKLNEQRDILALMEVKMKEMKGSIRHLRLTEAKLREELREKDRLLAMAVIRKKHGM is encoded by the coding sequence atgcctggctttacgTGCTGCGTACCGGGCTGCTACAACAACTCACACCGGGACAAGGCGCTGCACTTCTACACGTTTCCCAAGGACGCTGAGCTTCGGCGCCTCTGGCTCAAGAACGTGTCCCGTGCTGGCGTCAGTGGGTGCTTCTCCACCTTCCAGCCCACCACGGGCCACCGTCTCTGCAGCGTTCACTTCCAGGGCGGCCGCAAGACCTACACAGTGCGCGTTCCCACCATCTTCCCGCTGCGAGGCGTCAATGAGCGCAAAGTAGCGCGGAGACCTGCGGGAGCTGCGGCAGCTCGCCgtaggcagcagcagcagcagcagcaacaacaacaactgcagcaacaacagcagccgTCTCCgtcctcctccactgcccagacCACGCAGTTGCAGCCGAACCTGGTGTCTGCCTCTGCGGCCGTGCTTCTTACTCTCCAGGCCGCTGTAGACAGCAGCCAGGCTCCGGGATCCGTGGCTCCGGCGCCCACCGCTCCCTCGGGAGATGATGTGAAGCCCATCGACCTTACGGTGCAAGTGGAGTTTGCAGCTGCGGAAGGCgcagccgctgccgccgccgccgccgcatcGGAGCTAGAGGCTGCTACAGCTGGGCTGGAGGCCGCTGAGTGCGCTCTGGGCCCTCAGCTGGTGGTGGTAGGAGAAGAGGGCTTCCCTGATACTGGCTCCGACCACTCGTACTCCCTGTCGTCAGGTACCACGGAGGAGGAGCTCCTGCGCAAGCTGAATGAGCAGCGGGACATCTTGGCCCTGATGGAAGTGAAGATGAAAGAGATGAAGGGTAGCATTCGCCATCTGCGTCTTACCGAGGCCAAGCTCCGTGAAGAACTTCGGGAGAAGGATCGCCTGCTTGCCATGGCTGTCATCCGTAAGAAGCACGGAATGTGA